Proteins co-encoded in one Campylobacter concisus genomic window:
- a CDS encoding M15 family metallopeptidase has protein sequence MYHLKECAIDLHIFKNNVWLQSKLELQDIGNYWESLNTLNRWGGNFKNFLDVPHFERNC, from the coding sequence ATCTATCATCTAAAAGAATGTGCGATAGATTTACATATATTTAAAAATAACGTTTGGTTACAATCAAAGCTAGAATTACAAGATATTGGCAATTATTGGGAGAGCTTAAATACTCTTAATCGTTGGGGCGGTAATTTTAAAAACTTTCTTGACGTTCCGCACTTTGAAAGAAATTGTTAA